From Chryseobacterium joostei, the proteins below share one genomic window:
- a CDS encoding NAD(P)H-dependent oxidoreductase, whose protein sequence is MSLLEDLNWRHAVKAYNPAKKVSQEDLHTILEATRLAPTSSGLQPFRVIVVESQELKDKMVAGALNPEVMRDSSHVLVFAAWDSYSNEKIDKVYDLHTDVRELPRGRFGSYTDKIKEMYGAQTPEEHFAHTARQTYIALGIALAQAAELKIDSTPAEGFSNAVVDEVLGLKELGLKSVSLLYLGYRDEANDWLASMKKVRVPMDEFIIKK, encoded by the coding sequence ATGTCATTATTAGAAGACCTTAATTGGAGACACGCAGTAAAAGCATATAATCCTGCAAAAAAAGTATCACAAGAAGACTTACATACAATTCTGGAAGCAACAAGGCTTGCCCCTACATCATCTGGATTGCAACCTTTCCGTGTTATTGTAGTGGAAAGTCAGGAGTTAAAAGATAAAATGGTGGCCGGAGCTTTAAATCCGGAAGTGATGAGAGATTCATCCCACGTTTTGGTTTTTGCCGCATGGGATAGCTATTCTAACGAAAAAATTGACAAAGTATATGACCTTCATACTGATGTAAGAGAACTTCCGAGAGGACGTTTCGGAAGCTACACCGATAAAATCAAGGAAATGTACGGAGCACAAACTCCGGAAGAGCATTTTGCTCACACAGCCCGTCAGACTTATATTGCACTGGGAATTGCTTTAGCACAAGCTGCTGAGCTTAAAATAGACAGTACTCCTGCTGAAGGATTTAGCAATGCTGTAGTGGATGAAGTACTTGGATTGAAAGAGTTAGGACTGAAAAGTGTAAGTCTTTTATACCTTGGATACCGTGACGAAGCTAATGACTGGCTGGCTTCTATGAAAAAAGTCCGTGTCCCAATGGATGAGTTTATCATTAAAAAGTAA
- a CDS encoding MarR family winged helix-turn-helix transcriptional regulator: MENSKTPKLANQICFPLYVIAKEITGLYRPFLDELDITYPQYLVMMILWENDGLPVNHIGEKLFLDSGTLTPLLKRLETKGFILRKRKKEDERVVEVFLAEAGKELQKKACAIPGKIQERLGIQPEELLELKESVLKILNKIEK, from the coding sequence ATGGAAAATTCTAAAACACCTAAACTAGCCAACCAAATCTGTTTCCCGTTATATGTCATTGCCAAGGAAATCACAGGGCTTTATCGCCCTTTTCTTGATGAGCTTGACATTACCTATCCTCAATATCTCGTAATGATGATATTGTGGGAAAATGACGGGCTTCCGGTAAACCATATCGGAGAAAAACTGTTTCTGGACAGTGGAACTCTGACTCCTCTTCTTAAAAGACTGGAGACTAAAGGATTTATCCTAAGAAAACGAAAAAAAGAGGACGAAAGAGTGGTTGAAGTATTTTTGGCAGAGGCTGGAAAAGAATTACAGAAAAAGGCCTGTGCAATTCCGGGGAAAATTCAGGAAAGACTGGGTATACAACCGGAAGAACTGTTGGAACTTAAAGAATCAGTTCTAAAAATATTAAACAAAATAGAAAAATAA
- a CDS encoding SDR family oxidoreductase: MQKFKNKTALITGGTNGMGLATAEEFIKQGGSAIITGRSPETINNALEKLGGNAFGILSNTGNIEDLMKLREEVRKYTENVDVLFVNAGYGKFAPIENVQEEHFDELFNVLVKGPFFTVQQILPLMKKGSSVIFNTSVATDIAMHNFSVYSAAKSAVQSFIKTFAVELTERGIRVNGVSPGHIKTNIFNNTGLTPEQIERAIQDIIPTIPFKRQGEPSEIANVVLFLASEEASYIHGTEIKVDAGISVIR, translated from the coding sequence ATGCAGAAATTTAAAAACAAAACAGCTTTAATTACAGGTGGAACCAACGGAATGGGATTGGCCACAGCAGAAGAGTTCATCAAGCAGGGCGGAAGTGCCATTATTACCGGAAGAAGCCCGGAAACAATAAATAACGCTCTGGAAAAACTAGGAGGGAATGCTTTCGGAATTTTATCGAATACCGGAAATATAGAGGATCTCATGAAGCTTCGGGAAGAAGTAAGAAAATATACAGAGAATGTTGATGTTCTCTTTGTGAATGCTGGCTACGGAAAATTTGCACCCATAGAAAATGTTCAGGAAGAGCATTTTGATGAACTTTTTAACGTATTGGTAAAAGGACCTTTTTTTACTGTTCAGCAGATATTACCTCTGATGAAAAAAGGAAGTTCCGTTATTTTTAATACTTCTGTAGCAACGGATATTGCAATGCATAATTTTTCGGTGTATTCTGCGGCAAAGTCTGCAGTACAGTCGTTCATCAAAACATTTGCTGTTGAACTTACAGAACGAGGAATTCGAGTGAATGGAGTGAGTCCGGGGCATATCAAAACCAATATTTTTAACAATACAGGGCTGACTCCTGAGCAAATAGAAAGGGCGATTCAGGATATTATTCCGACAATCCCTTTCAAAAGACAGGGAGAACCGTCAGAGATTGCCAATGTAGTTCTGTTTCTTGCATCAGAAGAAGCTTCCTATATTCATGGGACGGAGATAAAAGTAGATGCAGGTATTTCTGTAATCAGATAA
- a CDS encoding protein-glutamine glutaminase, whose product MKKFLLSMMVFVAALSFNACSDSNANQETVNPQSKEVVMKEFGRTVPTGLDKEDGKYKVSFILSAQPYEIKDTKENEAYISMISQAVKNETPVQIFLKANSNEIAKVEKATAEDVRYFKSVFTKEERGVTNRLASVIPDLATLNSLFTQIKNQSCGTSTASSPCITFRYPVDGCYARAHKMRQILNNAGYECEKQFVYGNLRASTGTCCVSWVYHVAILVSFKNASGVVEKRIIDPSLNSTGPITDTAWRAACTNSTCGSTSVSSFTNTAGNVYYRSPSGSLLYDNNLVNTNCTLTAFSALSGCSAPVPSTAHCGF is encoded by the coding sequence ATTCTAACGCGAATCAGGAAACTGTAAATCCGCAATCTAAAGAAGTTGTAATGAAAGAGTTCGGAAGAACTGTTCCAACAGGACTTGATAAAGAAGACGGAAAATATAAAGTTTCCTTTATCCTTTCAGCTCAGCCTTATGAAATTAAAGACACTAAGGAAAATGAAGCTTACATTTCCATGATCAGCCAGGCTGTAAAAAATGAAACCCCGGTTCAGATTTTCCTTAAAGCTAATTCTAATGAAATTGCGAAAGTAGAAAAGGCTACAGCAGAAGATGTAAGATATTTCAAGTCTGTTTTTACTAAAGAAGAGAGAGGAGTAACCAATAGATTAGCAAGTGTTATTCCTGATCTGGCTACTTTGAACAGTTTATTTACTCAAATTAAAAACCAGTCTTGCGGAACCTCTACCGCCTCATCTCCTTGTATTACATTCAGATACCCTGTTGACGGGTGCTATGCAAGAGCGCACAAAATGAGACAAATCTTAAACAATGCCGGATATGAGTGTGAAAAACAATTTGTATATGGTAATTTAAGAGCTTCTACCGGTACCTGTTGTGTTTCATGGGTATATCACGTAGCCATCCTTGTAAGCTTTAAAAATGCATCCGGCGTGGTTGAAAAAAGAATTATTGACCCATCTCTAAATTCAACTGGTCCTATTACGGATACTGCTTGGAGAGCTGCATGCACCAACTCAACTTGCGGATCTACTTCTGTTTCATCATTTACCAATACAGCAGGAAATGTTTACTACAGAAGCCCATCAGGATCTTTATTATATGATAACAATCTGGTGAATACCAATTGTACATTGACAGCATTCTCAGCTCTTTCGGGCTGTTCTGCTCCGGTACCTAGTACAGCACATTGCGGATTCTAA